The stretch of DNA GTTATTACATCGTGATGCCGGCTGAAGTATCTTCTAATTTGGCGCGTTATGACGGCGTTCGTTTTGGCCAGCGCGCTCAAGGTAAAATTTTAGAGGAAATTTATGCCAAAACAAGAGGGGAATTGCTCGGCCAAGAAGCGCGCCGCCGCGTTATTCTGGGGACTTACGCGCTTTCCGCCGGTTATTACGAGGCTTATTATGGCCGCGCGCAGAAAGCGCGCTGGCTGATAAAAAAAGATTTTGAAAAAGTTTTCCAGGATGTTGACATCTTGCTTTCCCCGACCACGGCAGCGCCGGCTTTTAAACTTGGAGAAAAATCGCTTGATCCCTTATCAATGTATCTTTCGGATATTTTTACGGTTCCCGCCAATTTAGCGGGAGTGCCGGCTTTGTCTCTTCCTTTCAGCCAGACCGGCGATGAAAAAAGATTGCCGATCGGCATTCAATTAACGGCGCCCTGGTTTTACGAAGGGACTTTATTTGAAACCGGAAAACTTTTAGAAAAAAATAATTAAGAAAAGAAATTTAGGAGTATTTTCGCAATTGATAGTAATTGATAACATATTAAATTATGGATTTAATTGAAATTTTAAGAAATTTTTTTCCATTTTCTTCAGAATCTTTTATCGCAGGATTCAAGATTTTTTCTTTTGCCGCTTCCTTTATTTTTATTGCCGTAATTTTTTACAGTTTAACGAAGATTTATAAGATTTTTTCCAAAAAACATTTGGCTGATTTTTTGGATGTCTGGAGCGAATATCCGGCGGAGGCGAGAAATTCCCGCTGGCAGGAAGTAAAGAAAAGATTGAAATCGGAAAATGCCTCGGATTGGAAATTTGCTGTTCTGGAAGCAGACAGTATTTTAGACGACGTGATGAAGAGAATCGGCTATCCCGGAGCTAATTTGGGCGAACGATTGATTGGCGTTGAGCCGAGCGATTTTGATTCTTTGAGCGAAGTTTGGGAGGCGCATAAAGTAAGGAATCGCCTTGCTCATGAAGCCGCTGATTTTAAATTTTCCAAAGAAAGAGCCGAAGAAGTTATCGCGCTTTACGAAAAAGGCCTCAAAGAACTGGAATATATTTCTTGAATAAAAAATAAAAATGGAAAATTTTTTCAAGCGGATTCAAAATGAATTTAAGGAAGCAGCGGCAAAAAATAATTTTGCCGCTGATTTAATCGCAAAACTGCTTACTTGCGACCGGAATCTCTCTTTTGATATTTCATTTCAAAAGAAAGATGGAAGCGCGGGGACCGTAAAAGGATACCGGGTGCAGCATAATAATATCCTCGGCCCTTATAAAGGAGGATTGCGCTATCATTCTGATGTTTCAATGGATGAAATGAAAGCACTCTCTTTTTTGATGACGTTTAAAAATGCCGTGATTGGCGTGCCATTCGGCGGCGGAAAGGGCGGGGTAGCGATTGACCCGAAAACATTAAACGAACAGGAGTTAGAAAATTTAACCAGAGCGTTCACTCGGCAGCTCGCTCCCTATATCGGTCCGGAAAAAGATGTGCCAGCTCCGGATATGAATACCAATTCAAAAATTATGGCGTGGATTTTTGATGAATACGCTAAAATAACCGGCCAATCGGCGCCGGCGGTGGTTACCGGCAAGCCGATTGAATTGGGCGGTTCCGAAGGGCGCCTTGAAGCAACGGGTTACGGCGGAGTTTACGCTCTTTTGGCGATTTTAAAATTATTAAAAAAAAAGCCGGAAGATTTCACGGTGGCGGTGCAAGGTTTCGGCAATGTCGGGCAATACGCGGCGGAGTCGTTGCGGCAAAACGGTTTTAAAGTTGTCGCGATTTCCGACTCAAAAGGCGGAATTTATATTCCCGAAGGCATTTTAGACATTAAAGCATTGGTAAAATGTAAGGCCGAAAAAGGATTTCTTGCCGGATGTTATTGTTTAGGTTCTGTTTGCGATATCCGTAATAAGCGGATAATGAAAGGGCAGGAGATAGCGCCTGAAGCGGTTTTAACGCTTCCGGTTGATATTATCGTTCCGGCTGCTCTTGAAAATGTGATTGATGAAAGCAATGCTCGCGATATTCACGCCGGCATTATTCTTGAAATGGCAAACGGCCCGCTGACGGACAAAGCGGATAAGATTCTCGCCGGAAAAAACATTATGATTATTCCGGATATTCTTGCCAATGCCGGCGGAGTGGCGGTCAGTTATTTTGAGTGGTATCAAAATATGCGCGGCGAGCGATGGACAAAAGAAAAAGTTTTTTCAAAACTCAAGAAAAAAATGGAACAGTCCGCGAAAGCCGTTTATCAAATCCATCGTCAGAAAAAAGTCACCTTGCGCGAAGCGGCATATTTGCTGGCGCTGGAAAAAATCCAGGCTAAATGGCTGAAAAAATAATTATATTAGATTAGAAGGCGGACCCGACCGGATTTGAACCGGCGATCTTCCCCGTGACAGGGGGACGTGTTAACCGGGCTACACCACGGGTCCTTTAATGATATAAATTATACATAAAATCATTAAAAATTGAAATAAGCATCAAGTGATGTATAATGAATTTTAGCGGGGTAGACCAGTAGTAGGTCGCAAGGCTCATAACCTT from Candidatus Niyogibacteria bacterium encodes:
- a CDS encoding Glu/Leu/Phe/Val dehydrogenase; this translates as MENFFKRIQNEFKEAAAKNNFAADLIAKLLTCDRNLSFDISFQKKDGSAGTVKGYRVQHNNILGPYKGGLRYHSDVSMDEMKALSFLMTFKNAVIGVPFGGGKGGVAIDPKTLNEQELENLTRAFTRQLAPYIGPEKDVPAPDMNTNSKIMAWIFDEYAKITGQSAPAVVTGKPIELGGSEGRLEATGYGGVYALLAILKLLKKKPEDFTVAVQGFGNVGQYAAESLRQNGFKVVAISDSKGGIYIPEGILDIKALVKCKAEKGFLAGCYCLGSVCDIRNKRIMKGQEIAPEAVLTLPVDIIVPAALENVIDESNARDIHAGIILEMANGPLTDKADKILAGKNIMIIPDILANAGGVAVSYFEWYQNMRGERWTKEKVFSKLKKKMEQSAKAVYQIHRQKKVTLREAAYLLALEKIQAKWLKK